In Bacillus alveayuensis, one genomic interval encodes:
- a CDS encoding hypothetical protein (product_source=Hypo-rule applied; cath_funfam=3.30.40.10; superfamily=57802) translates to MIQFHDFGIDVQTYAERGKENDFPLLKQCPHCRAKRPLHRHGYYERNALTP, encoded by the coding sequence GTGATTCAATTTCATGACTTTGGCATTGACGTCCAAACGTATGCAGAGCGTGGAAAAGAAAACGACTTCCCTCTTCTGAAACAGTGTCCGCATTGCCGGGCCAAGCGCCCGTTGCACCGCCACGGTTACTATGAGCGAAACGCATTGACCCC
- a CDS encoding CRISPR-associated endoribonuclease Cas6 (product_source=KO:K19091; cog=COG1583; ko=KO:K19091; pfam=PF01881; superfamily=46458; tigrfam=TIGR01877): MRLTIQFRPKNGTLILPINYEEVLQGFLYRSIQDFELAHFLHNIGYTKEKRRFKMFTFSRLYGTYRIHRHEKKIEFFEQVTWYVSSILDSLIVDLARNYLLKEKFMLNGQPIHIEEATVKPLEIAEKSSYQIRMLSPLTVYSTYENRYGEKRTHFFSPYDFVFSDMVEKNFCNKFQAYFQEQPTERVTIKPIKVTKKDKVVTTFKDFRINAWNGTYEIQAPLSYLKFMYDVGIGAKNSQGFGMFEIVE, from the coding sequence ATGAGGCTTACAATTCAATTCAGACCAAAAAACGGCACGCTTATTCTGCCAATCAATTATGAGGAGGTGCTGCAAGGATTTTTATATCGCTCGATTCAAGATTTTGAGCTGGCGCATTTTTTGCATAATATCGGATATACGAAAGAAAAGCGTAGGTTTAAAATGTTTACTTTTAGCCGCTTGTATGGAACATACCGCATTCATCGTCATGAGAAGAAAATCGAGTTTTTTGAACAAGTAACATGGTACGTTTCCTCTATATTAGATTCGCTTATTGTTGATTTAGCGCGAAATTATCTATTGAAAGAAAAATTTATGTTAAACGGACAGCCGATTCATATCGAGGAGGCAACTGTAAAACCCTTAGAGATCGCTGAAAAAAGTTCTTATCAAATTCGGATGCTATCGCCGCTTACGGTTTACAGCACTTATGAAAATCGGTACGGCGAAAAGCGGACCCATTTTTTCTCACCATACGATTTTGTTTTTTCTGATATGGTAGAGAAAAATTTTTGCAATAAATTTCAAGCCTATTTTCAAGAGCAGCCAACGGAGAGAGTAACCATTAAGCCGATAAAAGTAACGAAAAAAGATAAGGTTGTTACAACGTTTAAAGATTTTCGCATCAATGCGTGGAATGGAACTTATGAAATTCAAGCTCCTCTATCTTATTTAAAATTTATGTATGACGTTGGCATCGGAGCTAAAAACTCACAAGGATTTGGTATGTTTGAAATTGTGGAATAG
- a CDS encoding CRISPR-associated protein Cas2 (product_source=KO:K09951; cath_funfam=3.30.70.240; cog=COG1343; ko=KO:K09951; pfam=PF09827; superfamily=143430; tigrfam=TIGR01573) has translation MFVILVYDFDKKRVAKALKIARKYLYWVQNSVLEGEISEANYVKLKTELANIMDPDVDSVVFYTFRTQKYSKREEMGLRKGGEDNIL, from the coding sequence ATGTTTGTTATATTAGTATATGATTTCGATAAAAAACGTGTTGCAAAAGCATTAAAGATTGCAAGAAAGTATTTATACTGGGTGCAAAATTCGGTACTAGAAGGGGAAATTTCTGAAGCAAACTATGTAAAACTAAAAACAGAACTAGCAAACATTATGGATCCGGATGTAGATTCTGTTGTTTTCTATACTTTTCGCACGCAAAAATATTCGAAGCGAGAAGAGATGGGGTTGCGCAAAGGTGGAGAAGATAACATTTTGTAG
- a CDS encoding CRISPR-associated protein Cas1 (product_source=KO:K15342; cath_funfam=1.20.120.140; cog=COG1518; ko=KO:K15342; pfam=PF01867; superfamily=50182; tigrfam=TIGR03641) encodes MKKTLYIFQSGELFRQDNSICFETTERKRTLPVEDINDIYIFGEVNVTKKFLELMAQKQICIHYFNHYGYYTGTFYPREHLNAGHVILKQAEAYLNPEKRLTLARKFIDGSIGQMIQVLKYYQNRVKTNNDKFKEMILDFQSSRTKLEQWTRVEEMMSTEGHVREKYYSMFDDILNHNPDFLFEKRSKRPPLNRLNAMISFGNQICYTMVLSEIYKTYLDPRIGFLHATNFRRFSLNLDVAEIFKPIMVDRLIFTLVNKKMITKKDFDKHMEGILLSEEGRKKFIEELDKRMKTTVNHRHLGKSVSYRRLIRLELYKIQKHLLGEKEYEPYRSLW; translated from the coding sequence ATGAAAAAGACGCTCTATATTTTTCAAAGCGGCGAGCTCTTTCGCCAAGATAATAGTATTTGTTTCGAAACCACCGAGCGAAAGCGTACATTGCCTGTAGAGGACATCAATGATATTTACATCTTCGGAGAGGTAAATGTAACGAAAAAGTTCTTAGAGTTAATGGCGCAAAAACAGATTTGTATCCATTATTTTAACCATTACGGCTACTACACAGGCACTTTTTATCCGCGCGAGCATCTAAACGCAGGACACGTCATTTTAAAACAGGCAGAAGCGTATTTAAATCCAGAAAAACGTCTTACTTTAGCACGGAAATTCATTGACGGTTCTATTGGACAAATGATACAAGTTTTGAAATATTATCAAAACCGCGTAAAAACTAATAACGATAAATTTAAGGAAATGATTTTGGATTTCCAATCAAGTCGTACTAAGCTGGAACAATGGACGAGAGTTGAAGAAATGATGTCGACAGAAGGGCATGTGCGTGAAAAATATTACAGTATGTTTGATGATATTTTAAACCATAATCCAGATTTTTTGTTTGAAAAGCGTTCAAAGCGCCCGCCACTCAATCGGTTAAATGCGATGATTAGTTTTGGAAATCAGATTTGCTATACGATGGTGCTAAGTGAAATTTATAAAACCTATCTAGATCCACGAATTGGATTCTTACATGCAACGAATTTTCGACGTTTTTCGTTGAACTTGGATGTTGCAGAAATATTTAAACCGATTATGGTTGATCGTCTCATTTTTACGCTTGTAAATAAAAAGATGATTACAAAAAAAGATTTCGATAAGCATATGGAAGGAATTTTGTTATCAGAAGAGGGGAGGAAAAAATTTATTGAAGAATTAGATAAACGTATGAAAACAACAGTTAATCATCGACATCTTGGTAAATCTGTCTCCTATCGTCGCCTCATTCGTCTTGAACTTTATAAAATTCAGAAGCATCTTCTAGGGGAAAAAGAGTATGAACCATATCGTTCGTTATGGTAG